The following coding sequences are from one Brooklawnia cerclae window:
- a CDS encoding alpha/beta fold hydrolase produces MSPVTRAGRVLVVAVLSCALLSSCLAPPIGTWPFGGDDSSTASPTSATTIGDQVPTELPVPENVYSGLDSPDRQIEESDATPPGFVDPPEGEGLARYYSQELVWKPCGDYLCTTFSAPLDWTDPDGQAITIAMKKAPATASERLGVLLINPGGPGASAQDYVGSFTATGLEGYDIIGLDSRGSGESTPVVCGTPEQTDAYYGVDATPDDQAERDALVAAQEAFNDQCRQNSGTLLDHISTIETIYDYDLARYLMGEEKLNFYGVSYGTFLGAVYAELFPHNVGRMVLDSAVNLTPDDDVIQAEGFDLSLRAFAAWSAANDGSLGTTEQEVVDTITGFIDGLDASPLPGDGERQLTQSLAVTGIVLYFYYGSEAYSALDDLIAYTISSGDGQYLLEAADLLNDRSSDGSYGDLTYSFPAIRCADEADKGVQDAFDQWTGHDSQVAPIFGERFGPDLVCPLWTAEPAAQIDFSGAGAPPLLVIQNTGDSATPFHQAEIMADELESATLVVREAAGHGAYGSGSACMDSIVVDYFTDGTVPDEGTRCTDG; encoded by the coding sequence GTGAGCCCTGTGACTCGGGCGGGCCGCGTGCTCGTCGTGGCGGTCCTTTCCTGCGCCCTGCTGTCGTCGTGTCTTGCTCCGCCGATCGGGACGTGGCCCTTCGGTGGGGACGACTCCTCGACCGCGTCGCCCACCTCCGCGACGACGATCGGTGACCAGGTGCCCACCGAGTTGCCGGTTCCCGAGAACGTGTACTCGGGGCTCGACTCGCCGGATCGTCAGATAGAGGAGTCGGACGCGACACCCCCGGGTTTCGTCGACCCACCCGAGGGGGAGGGCCTCGCCCGGTACTACTCGCAGGAACTCGTCTGGAAGCCGTGCGGCGACTACCTGTGCACCACGTTCTCGGCCCCCCTCGACTGGACGGATCCCGACGGGCAGGCCATCACGATCGCGATGAAGAAGGCGCCGGCGACGGCCTCCGAGCGGCTCGGCGTTCTGCTGATCAACCCCGGCGGGCCGGGAGCCTCGGCCCAGGACTACGTCGGCAGCTTCACCGCCACGGGGCTGGAGGGTTATGACATCATCGGCCTCGACTCGCGCGGTTCGGGCGAGTCGACCCCGGTGGTGTGTGGGACGCCCGAGCAGACCGACGCCTACTACGGCGTGGACGCCACACCCGACGACCAGGCGGAGCGCGATGCTCTGGTGGCCGCACAGGAGGCGTTCAACGACCAGTGCAGGCAGAACTCGGGGACGCTGCTCGACCACATCAGCACGATCGAGACGATCTACGACTACGACCTGGCCAGGTACCTCATGGGCGAGGAGAAGCTGAACTTCTACGGCGTGAGCTACGGGACGTTCCTCGGGGCCGTCTACGCGGAGTTGTTCCCGCACAACGTGGGACGCATGGTGCTCGACTCGGCGGTGAACCTCACTCCCGACGACGACGTCATCCAGGCGGAAGGGTTCGACCTCAGCCTGCGCGCGTTCGCGGCGTGGTCGGCCGCGAACGACGGCAGCCTCGGCACCACCGAGCAGGAGGTCGTCGACACGATCACCGGCTTCATCGACGGGCTGGACGCGTCTCCGCTGCCCGGGGACGGCGAGCGGCAACTCACCCAGAGCCTCGCGGTGACCGGCATCGTCCTCTACTTCTATTACGGCTCCGAGGCGTACAGCGCCCTGGATGATCTGATCGCGTACACGATCAGCAGCGGCGACGGCCAGTACCTGCTGGAGGCCGCGGACCTGCTGAACGACCGCTCGTCGGACGGCAGCTACGGCGACCTCACCTATTCGTTCCCGGCGATCCGGTGCGCGGACGAGGCCGACAAGGGGGTGCAGGACGCCTTCGACCAGTGGACCGGCCACGACTCGCAGGTGGCGCCCATCTTCGGCGAGCGCTTCGGGCCTGATCTGGTGTGCCCGCTGTGGACGGCCGAGCCCGCCGCGCAGATCGATTTCAGCGGCGCCGGTGCGCCGCCGTTGCTGGTCATCCAGAACACCGGCGATTCGGCGACGCCGTTCCACCAGGCCGAGATCATGGCCGACGAGCTCGAATCGGCGACGCTCGTCGTCCGTGAGGCCGCCGGGCACGGCGCCTACGGATCGGGCAGCGCGTGCATGGACTCGATCGTGGTCGACTACTTCACCGACGGAACCGTCCCCGACGAGGGAACGCGCTGCACCGACGGGTAG
- a CDS encoding serine hydrolase, giving the protein MGRRGIYRKRRLLVATVLVLLSLIPAWLVLNQAEEQVGSRLSAGLGSSKPSVTPTVNAASMAADQASDELEAGILDLLAGYQGTYSVTVRELTEWGVDVSIDGDEQKEPASTIKLFIAWAVLQLYDEGEVSLNESVGYGQTVSSCMADMIEQSDNDCSVYLRELVGDERINAMWQAAGYTGTEVLLDADDEYVGKVTTTDDQALLLERLEAGTALSADSTELLLDHMRDQVWRERIPAGLPDEAEVADKPGWLETETGWTESDAAIVWGTGTVYVLTVLGSDDALESEIADLSAYVYASLNQ; this is encoded by the coding sequence GTGGGCAGACGAGGAATCTATCGCAAGCGCCGTCTCCTGGTGGCGACGGTGCTGGTCCTGCTGAGCCTCATTCCCGCATGGCTGGTGCTCAACCAGGCGGAGGAGCAGGTGGGATCACGCCTGTCCGCGGGACTCGGATCCTCCAAACCGTCGGTCACCCCCACGGTGAACGCCGCCTCGATGGCGGCCGATCAGGCCTCCGACGAGTTGGAGGCCGGGATCCTCGATCTGCTGGCCGGCTACCAGGGCACCTACTCGGTCACCGTCCGTGAGCTCACGGAGTGGGGGGTCGACGTCTCCATCGACGGGGACGAACAGAAGGAGCCCGCGAGCACCATCAAGCTGTTCATCGCCTGGGCCGTGCTGCAACTGTACGACGAGGGCGAGGTCTCCCTGAACGAGTCGGTCGGCTACGGCCAGACCGTGTCGAGCTGCATGGCCGACATGATCGAGCAGTCCGACAACGACTGCTCGGTGTACCTGCGCGAGCTCGTCGGTGACGAACGCATCAACGCCATGTGGCAGGCCGCCGGGTACACGGGAACCGAGGTGCTGCTGGACGCGGACGACGAGTACGTGGGCAAGGTGACCACGACCGACGATCAGGCGCTGCTCCTGGAGCGGCTGGAGGCCGGGACCGCGCTGTCGGCCGACTCGACCGAGCTGCTCCTCGACCACATGCGCGACCAGGTCTGGCGCGAGCGGATCCCGGCGGGTCTGCCGGACGAGGCGGAGGTCGCGGACAAGCCGGGATGGTTGGAGACCGAGACCGGCTGGACGGAGAGCGACGCCGCCATCGTCTGGGGCACCGGCACGGTGTACGTGCTGACAGTGCTCGGCTCGGACGATGCCCTGGAGAGCGAGATCGCCGACCTGTCGGCGTACGTCTACGCGTCCTTGAACCAGTGA
- a CDS encoding chloride channel protein has product MVAAGGSGEHRALRFAIGVVAAGASAGLVSLALSHLLRLVERVAWGSAATVSLLAGVETASPGMRVLVLLGAGVIGAAAWFALYRWARPIVPLARAVAGERMSVLTTTIHAGVQVVLVGLGASIGREAAPRELSGALASWIGRQLRLPATDVRLLLGCGAGAGLAAIYSVPVSGVLFALEILLVEITIRSAVCATAVTGIAVLIAQGPRGGAPFYDVSPLDGSASLVVWSLPAGLVIGLVAGVFAVLAARFESSRPRDWRLFVAMPLVFAGVGAVSVAWPEVLGNGQSVAQAAFDGRAVAPILVLAGLKAVTTLATIRAGTWGGTLNPSIAIGAGIGAGLGLAWSSLWPGSGAAAFAFVGAAAFLATTQRAPATSVMLVVELTHQGGTVLVPTLIAVAGAVATGELVRRLALRRGYGAGTQDP; this is encoded by the coding sequence GTGGTTGCTGCTGGTGGGTCGGGTGAGCACCGGGCGCTGCGGTTCGCGATCGGGGTGGTCGCGGCCGGGGCGTCGGCCGGGCTGGTGAGCCTCGCGCTGTCACACCTGCTGCGTCTCGTGGAACGTGTGGCCTGGGGCTCTGCCGCCACGGTGTCCCTGTTGGCGGGGGTCGAGACCGCGTCCCCCGGAATGCGGGTGCTCGTCCTGCTCGGTGCCGGGGTGATCGGCGCTGCCGCGTGGTTCGCCCTCTACCGGTGGGCCCGGCCCATCGTCCCGCTCGCGCGCGCCGTCGCGGGTGAGCGGATGTCCGTGCTCACCACCACGATCCATGCCGGTGTGCAGGTCGTGCTCGTCGGGCTCGGCGCATCCATCGGACGGGAGGCGGCCCCGCGGGAGCTGTCCGGCGCTCTCGCCTCGTGGATCGGGCGGCAGCTCCGGCTGCCTGCCACCGACGTTCGCCTGCTCCTCGGCTGCGGTGCCGGTGCGGGGCTCGCGGCCATCTACTCCGTGCCGGTCTCCGGCGTCCTGTTCGCGCTGGAGATCCTGCTGGTCGAGATCACCATCCGCTCGGCGGTCTGCGCCACTGCGGTCACGGGGATCGCGGTGCTCATCGCCCAGGGCCCGCGCGGGGGAGCCCCGTTCTACGACGTGTCGCCCCTCGACGGCTCGGCCTCGCTCGTCGTGTGGTCGCTGCCCGCCGGGCTGGTCATCGGGCTCGTGGCGGGCGTGTTCGCCGTGCTCGCCGCGCGCTTCGAGTCGTCGCGTCCCCGCGACTGGCGCCTGTTCGTCGCCATGCCCCTCGTCTTCGCCGGGGTCGGGGCGGTGTCGGTCGCGTGGCCGGAGGTGCTCGGCAACGGTCAGTCCGTGGCCCAGGCCGCGTTCGACGGACGCGCGGTCGCGCCGATCCTGGTGCTGGCGGGGTTGAAGGCCGTGACCACGCTCGCCACGATCCGCGCCGGTACCTGGGGTGGCACCCTCAACCCGAGCATCGCCATCGGGGCCGGCATCGGTGCAGGCCTCGGCCTGGCGTGGTCGAGCCTGTGGCCGGGGTCGGGTGCGGCCGCCTTCGCCTTCGTGGGTGCGGCCGCGTTCCTCGCCACCACCCAGCGCGCTCCGGCCACGTCGGTGATGCTGGTCGTCGAGCTCACCCACCAGGGTGGCACCGTGCTCGTCCCGACACTGATCGCGGTCGCCGGGGCGGTGGCGACGGGCGAACTCGTCCGCCGCCTGGCCCTCCGGCGGGGGTACGGCGCCGGGACCCAGGATCCGTGA
- the hemH gene encoding ferrochelatase, with protein MTEQHNPANAVVLVNLGTPDEPTPGAVRTFLREFLSDHRVVETPRLVWYPILEGIILRVRPQRSARKYASIWRPEGSPLMYWSQRQRDKLAAALDGRAEVHVAMRYGSPSVGDVLTRLHGSGVRRVLVVPMYPQYSASCAGTVFDEVARWMLGSRDQHEVRVSRAFPRSPAYIEALATALERSWETTGRPDFASGDKLVTSFHSIPVAMHEAGDPYRAECETTVALLRERLGLGADDVCLRFQSVFGRAEWLGPKTIDTMDELARSGTRRVDVICPGFMADCLETLEEIDILNRATFLEAGGSEFHYVPWGNDSPGCVATLIEQVSRGLAGWADWATPAGPAGS; from the coding sequence GTGACGGAACAGCACAACCCGGCAAACGCGGTCGTCCTTGTGAACCTGGGCACCCCCGATGAGCCGACGCCGGGGGCGGTGCGCACGTTCCTTCGCGAGTTCCTGTCCGACCACCGTGTGGTCGAGACCCCGCGGCTGGTGTGGTACCCGATTCTGGAGGGCATCATCCTGCGGGTGCGGCCGCAGCGCTCCGCTCGCAAGTACGCGTCCATCTGGCGCCCGGAGGGTTCGCCCCTGATGTACTGGTCGCAGCGGCAGCGCGACAAGCTGGCGGCGGCGCTCGACGGCCGGGCCGAGGTGCATGTCGCGATGCGCTACGGCAGCCCGTCGGTCGGCGACGTCCTCACGAGGCTCCACGGTTCCGGTGTGCGGCGGGTGCTGGTCGTCCCGATGTATCCGCAGTACTCGGCGAGTTGCGCCGGCACGGTGTTCGACGAGGTGGCCCGCTGGATGCTCGGTTCGCGCGACCAGCACGAGGTGCGCGTGTCGCGGGCCTTTCCCCGCTCGCCCGCCTACATAGAGGCCCTCGCCACCGCGCTCGAGCGCTCGTGGGAGACCACGGGGCGTCCCGACTTCGCCTCCGGCGACAAGCTGGTCACCAGCTTCCATTCCATCCCTGTCGCCATGCACGAGGCCGGTGATCCCTACCGCGCCGAGTGCGAGACCACCGTGGCGCTGCTGCGCGAACGGCTGGGGCTCGGCGCCGATGACGTCTGCCTGCGGTTCCAGTCGGTGTTCGGACGCGCCGAATGGCTGGGGCCGAAGACGATCGACACGATGGACGAGCTCGCGCGCTCCGGCACCCGCCGGGTGGACGTGATCTGCCCGGGCTTCATGGCCGACTGTCTCGAGACACTGGAGGAGATCGACATCCTCAACCGGGCCACGTTCCTGGAGGCGGGTGGATCGGAGTTCCACTACGTCCCGTGGGGCAACGATTCCCCGGGCTGCGTGGCAACCCTGATCGAGCAGGTCAGCCGCGGGCTGGCCGGCTGGGCCGACTGGGCGACCCCAGCCGGCCCAGCCGGGTCCTGA
- a CDS encoding ATP-binding cassette domain-containing protein, whose product MAERTPAVVAQELSKTGQRGRVYGPVNLDMDAGSLTVVTGRAGSGKTSLLLTLVGRMRPDRGSRLTVLGRDLPRRALGVQHRSSIVGVAGLDDLDGETTVGASLRERQAWLAPWYRIVPRSDDAAVARACAPVFGDLPVPTARTVVHDLDEASDLLWRIALAMLSGPELIAVDDVDQLHDLDSRALVWERLRALTAGGVTVVAATSGFSDLRHMGWDELPARIQLPEPAPAF is encoded by the coding sequence ATGGCAGAGCGGACCCCAGCAGTCGTCGCCCAGGAGCTGTCGAAGACGGGCCAGCGAGGCAGGGTCTACGGACCCGTGAACCTCGACATGGACGCGGGCAGCCTCACCGTCGTCACCGGCCGGGCCGGCAGCGGCAAGACCTCGCTGCTGCTCACACTGGTCGGGCGCATGCGCCCGGACCGGGGGAGCCGGCTCACCGTGCTGGGCCGCGACCTGCCGCGTCGCGCCCTGGGAGTGCAGCACCGCAGCTCGATCGTCGGTGTCGCCGGGCTCGACGATCTGGACGGCGAGACCACCGTGGGCGCCAGCCTGCGGGAACGCCAGGCCTGGCTCGCCCCCTGGTACCGCATCGTCCCGCGATCGGACGACGCCGCCGTGGCGCGGGCATGCGCGCCCGTCTTCGGCGATCTCCCGGTGCCCACCGCGCGTACGGTCGTCCACGATCTCGACGAGGCCAGTGACCTGTTGTGGCGTATCGCGCTCGCGATGCTGTCGGGCCCCGAGCTGATCGCGGTCGACGACGTCGATCAGCTGCACGACCTGGATTCGCGGGCCCTGGTCTGGGAACGCCTGCGGGCGCTCACGGCCGGCGGGGTCACGGTCGTCGCCGCGACCAGCGGGTTCTCCGACCTGCGCCACATGGGGTGGGACGAGCTCCCCGCGCGCATCCAACTTCCCGAACCAGCCCCCGCTTTCTGA
- a CDS encoding YhgE/Pip domain-containing protein yields MFAWTSHGTELKRFFRQPITRAAVAVMLLIPLLYGAMYVWAFWDPTDKLDELPVALVNKDVPATLDDGTRLDAGDQTAEQLLDQRPLGWDEVDEQTALDGVRDGTYYFAVVIPEDYSAGIASLEGDDPHPAQIDVTYNDANSFLASTLGHSAMVQVQLAVDEVSGPEAVSKLLIGLGDARDGLGQASDGAFLLADGLADAQDGTDQLQVGADELAAGAQALASGTGDLASGTGELASRTAALPDAADQLAIGAQQLNAGLDELLGTTPSLTSGVSDLSAGAQTLADGTGTLADGQDAYVTGVSTAAQGAQQLSDGTQNLTALQQGLAQAADASTGAPALASGAAQVQAGIGQLNQAVASGGALYSGVHGGTGLVASSQALTSGAQQLAAAQPQIDQLAAGTASVPTSLQQINAATTAAQAALQAGDTATAAALLSQVQADTGSEAQAQAGELATGAATLQAQYGALSSGATAYATGATGFASGASSWVDGASAATSGDGALAAGAAQVAQGATRLSSGITEMSTKASDPETGIPALQSGAAQLATAFTDPDPNSGIVAGAQAVQAGVHAVDDGADALRDGAAQLESGSSGLAAGVQQLDDGAGQLADGTSQLDEQVPDLVSGIQQVDSGAQQVDQGAGELADGSGTLAGSLPDLSSGLDQAADGASTLAGELQSGQEQIPETVTQSTDERSSAVAEPVGLSETHIWQAESWGEGFAPFFISLALWVGSLITWLLLRPLSSRALMTSVNGFRMAWGQLNAALALGVGQVLIMLSVMHFAVGLDPKDVPATVGLALLTVFAFMALQQFLQVTLGTAAGKVVIITVLMLQLASSGGTYPIEVEPGFLQAISPYMPMTYAVEGLRETITGGVDGRAFTGVVVLASVFALSLLGSSLVAAYKRTWTMSRLHPALSL; encoded by the coding sequence ATGTTCGCCTGGACCTCGCACGGAACCGAGCTCAAGCGCTTCTTCCGCCAGCCCATCACCCGAGCCGCCGTCGCGGTGATGCTGCTGATCCCCCTGCTGTACGGCGCGATGTACGTCTGGGCCTTCTGGGATCCGACCGACAAGCTGGACGAGCTTCCGGTGGCCCTCGTCAACAAGGACGTCCCCGCGACACTCGACGACGGCACCCGGCTCGACGCCGGGGACCAGACCGCCGAGCAACTCCTCGACCAGCGGCCGCTCGGCTGGGACGAGGTGGACGAGCAGACCGCGCTGGACGGCGTCCGCGACGGCACGTACTACTTCGCGGTGGTCATCCCGGAGGACTACTCGGCCGGTATCGCCTCCCTGGAGGGCGACGACCCCCACCCCGCGCAGATCGACGTCACCTACAACGACGCGAACTCGTTCCTGGCCTCCACCCTCGGCCATTCGGCCATGGTGCAGGTGCAGCTCGCCGTCGACGAGGTGAGCGGCCCGGAGGCGGTCAGCAAGCTGCTCATCGGCCTCGGCGACGCGCGCGACGGCTTGGGTCAGGCCTCCGACGGGGCATTCCTGCTCGCCGACGGCCTGGCGGACGCCCAGGACGGCACCGACCAGCTCCAGGTCGGCGCGGACGAACTCGCCGCCGGGGCGCAGGCCCTGGCATCCGGCACCGGAGACCTCGCGTCCGGAACCGGGGAGCTCGCGTCCCGGACCGCTGCGTTGCCGGACGCCGCCGACCAGCTCGCGATCGGCGCCCAGCAGCTCAACGCGGGTCTGGACGAGCTCCTGGGCACCACACCCAGCCTCACCAGTGGCGTCTCGGACCTGTCGGCGGGCGCCCAGACGCTCGCCGACGGCACGGGAACCCTTGCCGACGGCCAGGACGCCTACGTCACGGGCGTCTCGACCGCCGCCCAGGGAGCCCAGCAGCTCTCGGACGGGACGCAGAACCTGACCGCCCTGCAGCAGGGCCTCGCCCAGGCGGCGGATGCCTCCACCGGGGCCCCGGCGCTGGCCTCCGGGGCTGCGCAGGTGCAGGCCGGCATCGGGCAGCTCAACCAGGCGGTCGCCTCCGGCGGCGCCCTCTACAGCGGCGTCCACGGCGGAACCGGGCTGGTCGCGTCCAGCCAGGCGCTGACGAGCGGTGCGCAGCAACTGGCCGCGGCGCAGCCCCAGATCGACCAGCTCGCGGCGGGGACGGCGAGCGTGCCGACCAGCCTGCAGCAGATCAACGCGGCCACGACCGCCGCGCAGGCCGCCCTGCAGGCCGGTGACACGGCCACCGCTGCGGCCCTGCTGAGCCAGGTGCAGGCGGACACCGGCTCCGAGGCCCAGGCGCAGGCCGGTGAGCTCGCGACCGGAGCGGCGACGCTCCAGGCACAGTACGGGGCACTCAGCAGCGGGGCGACCGCGTACGCCACGGGGGCCACCGGCTTCGCGTCCGGCGCCAGCAGCTGGGTCGACGGGGCATCGGCTGCCACATCGGGCGACGGTGCCCTGGCCGCCGGCGCCGCCCAGGTGGCCCAGGGCGCCACGCGGCTGTCGTCCGGCATCACCGAGATGAGTACGAAGGCATCCGACCCCGAGACGGGCATACCCGCCCTGCAGAGCGGTGCCGCCCAACTGGCGACCGCGTTCACCGACCCCGACCCGAACTCGGGGATCGTGGCCGGGGCGCAGGCCGTCCAGGCGGGGGTGCACGCCGTCGACGACGGTGCGGACGCGCTTCGCGACGGTGCCGCACAGCTCGAATCGGGCAGCTCCGGTCTCGCGGCCGGTGTCCAGCAGCTCGACGACGGTGCCGGTCAGCTCGCCGACGGCACCAGCCAGTTGGACGAGCAGGTCCCCGACCTCGTGTCGGGCATCCAGCAGGTCGACTCCGGCGCCCAGCAGGTGGACCAGGGGGCGGGCGAACTCGCCGACGGCTCCGGGACACTGGCCGGAAGCCTCCCCGACCTGTCGTCCGGGCTCGATCAGGCCGCCGACGGCGCGTCCACGCTCGCCGGAGAGCTCCAGAGCGGACAGGAACAGATCCCGGAGACGGTGACGCAGTCCACCGACGAGCGGAGCTCGGCCGTGGCCGAGCCCGTAGGCCTGAGCGAGACCCACATCTGGCAGGCCGAGTCGTGGGGCGAGGGATTCGCGCCGTTCTTCATCTCGCTCGCGCTGTGGGTCGGGTCGCTGATCACCTGGCTGCTGCTGCGACCGCTGTCGTCGCGCGCGCTGATGACCTCGGTCAACGGGTTCCGCATGGCCTGGGGTCAGTTGAACGCCGCGCTCGCGCTGGGTGTCGGCCAGGTGCTCATCATGCTGTCGGTGATGCATTTCGCCGTCGGCCTGGACCCGAAGGACGTCCCCGCGACGGTGGGGCTCGCCCTGTTGACCGTCTTCGCGTTCATGGCACTGCAGCAGTTCCTTCAGGTGACGCTCGGCACCGCCGCGGGCAAGGTGGTCATCATCACCGTCCTGATGCTGCAGTTGGCCTCGTCCGGAGGCACCTATCCGATCGAGGTGGAACCCGGGTTCCTGCAGGCCATCAGCCCCTACATGCCGATGACCTACGCGGTGGAGGGGCTGCGCGAGACCATCACCGGCGGGGTGGACGGCCGGGCGTTCACCGGAGTCGTCGTGCTGGCCAGCGTCTTCGCGTTGTCCCTGCTCGGGTCGTCCCTCGTGGCCGCGTATAAGCGCACGTGGACGATGAGCCGTCTGCATCCGGCCCTGTCGCTGTAG
- a CDS encoding TetR/AcrR family transcriptional regulator, with the protein MIAQQPSPVDGRSARRVDTRAAILAAATRLFAANGISATSLDDVAAAAGIAKGSIFYNFGSKHGLVSELIDDYANRLENALNEATVGLTGSAALRAVVATLLRSLEEHTDAARVLLSEMFRTDRTWLAGIERWRQVGLRTMLDAMLDADPEADRASTSLRAAAMIGATLVAGLNWLVFNPELDYERVLDAVEQTLGLGEPGDR; encoded by the coding sequence ATGATCGCCCAGCAGCCCTCGCCGGTCGACGGCAGGTCCGCGCGCCGCGTCGACACGCGGGCCGCGATCCTGGCGGCCGCGACGAGACTGTTCGCCGCGAACGGCATCAGCGCGACCTCTCTCGACGACGTCGCCGCAGCAGCGGGCATCGCCAAGGGGAGCATCTTCTACAACTTCGGTTCCAAGCACGGGCTGGTGAGCGAGCTCATCGACGACTACGCGAACCGTCTGGAGAACGCCCTGAACGAGGCCACGGTCGGCTTGACCGGGTCCGCGGCGCTCCGCGCGGTCGTCGCCACGCTGCTGCGCAGCCTCGAGGAGCACACCGACGCCGCTCGTGTGCTCCTGTCGGAGATGTTCCGCACCGATCGCACCTGGCTGGCCGGCATCGAGCGATGGCGGCAGGTCGGTCTGCGAACGATGCTGGACGCGATGCTGGACGCCGACCCCGAGGCCGATCGGGCGTCCACCTCGCTGAGGGCCGCCGCCATGATCGGTGCCACTCTGGTCGCCGGGTTGAACTGGCTCGTCTTCAACCCTGAACTGGACTACGAGCGTGTGCTCGACGCGGTCGAGCAGACCCTCGGCCTCGGCGAGCCGGGCGACCGGTAG
- a CDS encoding FAD-dependent oxidoreductase, with protein sequence MLDCVVVGAGLAGLSAALELVGRGKQVVVLEARERVGGRVESVLHDDQVIELGGQWLSPGNDAMLDLVQQAGLELTGPADGVLLIRSQGTVYRSEQAPDRGPSLSPFEMADLGQGVLRFRRLADRVVNDGAWALANGVWLAQPLIRWVKANLRTPAAQEAFGSVLRAAQGDGIEHPTLSQALAMNTNGTDLESLFAVSGGLQQRRVVGGLAQVGAYMAAQLGESLRLGTVVTRIEHDEHSVVVHTAGGDAFPARAVLVALPPWLGQRLEYDPPLPSWREDVVRRTSPGNVIKAMVIYSEPWWRASGLSGQMSADEGHVRVTFDVSDPDGPGVLTGFFEGIEAVTLSKRTSTLRERAFVDDLAAVFGDDAHRPHVYIDRDWAAEEFSRGCHGAHFSPGVWSVNGQLLAEPQGLVHFAGAEYAARFNGYLEGAVRSGRDEARAILRELA encoded by the coding sequence GTGTTGGATTGTGTCGTTGTGGGAGCGGGCCTCGCCGGCCTGTCGGCGGCGCTCGAGCTTGTGGGGCGCGGCAAGCAGGTCGTCGTCCTCGAAGCCCGGGAGAGGGTCGGCGGGCGCGTCGAGAGCGTTCTGCACGACGACCAGGTGATCGAGTTGGGCGGCCAATGGCTCAGCCCGGGGAACGACGCGATGCTCGATCTCGTCCAGCAGGCGGGGCTCGAGCTCACCGGCCCTGCCGACGGCGTCCTGCTGATCCGGTCGCAAGGAACCGTCTACCGTAGCGAACAGGCCCCCGACAGGGGGCCGTCGTTGTCCCCGTTCGAGATGGCCGACCTCGGTCAGGGTGTGTTGCGGTTTCGGCGGCTCGCCGATCGCGTGGTCAACGACGGCGCCTGGGCGCTGGCCAACGGCGTCTGGCTGGCGCAGCCGCTCATCCGGTGGGTCAAGGCCAATCTGCGGACGCCCGCGGCCCAGGAGGCGTTCGGCTCGGTGCTGCGCGCCGCGCAGGGCGACGGCATCGAGCATCCCACGCTCTCGCAGGCACTGGCCATGAACACGAACGGCACCGATCTGGAGTCCCTCTTCGCGGTCAGCGGCGGTCTGCAACAGCGCCGCGTCGTGGGAGGCCTCGCACAGGTCGGCGCGTACATGGCGGCCCAGTTGGGTGAGTCCCTCAGGCTCGGGACCGTCGTCACGCGTATCGAGCACGACGAGCACAGCGTCGTCGTCCACACCGCGGGTGGGGACGCGTTCCCGGCTCGCGCCGTGCTGGTGGCGCTGCCGCCGTGGCTCGGGCAGCGCCTGGAATACGACCCGCCCCTCCCGTCGTGGCGCGAGGACGTCGTCCGCCGCACCTCCCCGGGCAACGTGATCAAGGCGATGGTCATCTACTCGGAGCCCTGGTGGCGGGCCTCCGGGCTCAGCGGCCAGATGAGCGCGGACGAGGGGCATGTCCGCGTCACCTTCGACGTCTCCGACCCGGACGGCCCCGGCGTTCTCACCGGCTTCTTCGAGGGCATCGAGGCCGTCACCCTCAGCAAACGCACGTCGACCCTGCGGGAGCGTGCGTTCGTCGACGATCTCGCGGCCGTGTTCGGGGACGATGCCCATCGTCCCCACGTGTACATCGACCGTGATTGGGCCGCGGAGGAGTTCAGCCGCGGCTGCCACGGGGCGCACTTCTCCCCGGGGGTCTGGAGCGTCAACGGGCAGCTGCTGGCCGAGCCGCAGGGACTCGTCCATTTCGCCGGTGCCGAGTACGCGGCACGGTTCAACGGCTACCTCGAGGGCGCGGTGCGGTCGGGCCGCGACGAGGCCAGGGCCATCCTGCGCGAGCTCGCCTGA
- a CDS encoding TetR/AcrR family transcriptional regulator: MSPRGRRPGGPDTRSAILDVAQRHFAEHGFDGASVRAIAREAGVDPALVRHYFGDKTSLFLQTTRIALDPRALVARIVSAGRRDLGERILRVALPIWESVAGASLVAAAQRNPRVFQAFAAVISTSVSQASDRVLGDLPAPERQVRVAMVETTMSGLFVTRYLFRMEPIASLPRETVIRRWAPLLQRVIDGNL; this comes from the coding sequence ATGAGCCCGCGCGGACGCCGGCCCGGCGGTCCGGACACCCGGTCGGCCATCCTCGACGTGGCGCAGCGCCACTTCGCCGAGCACGGCTTCGACGGCGCGTCCGTGCGCGCGATCGCGCGCGAGGCGGGAGTCGATCCGGCGCTCGTCCGGCACTACTTCGGCGACAAGACCTCGCTGTTCCTGCAGACCACGCGCATCGCACTCGACCCGCGGGCACTGGTGGCCCGCATCGTCTCCGCCGGCCGTCGAGACCTGGGAGAGCGCATCCTGCGGGTCGCGCTGCCGATATGGGAGTCGGTCGCGGGGGCTAGCCTGGTCGCGGCGGCACAGCGCAATCCGCGTGTGTTCCAGGCATTCGCGGCCGTCATCAGCACCTCGGTCTCGCAAGCCTCCGACCGCGTGCTCGGCGATCTGCCCGCTCCGGAGCGCCAGGTGCGGGTGGCCATGGTGGAGACGACGATGAGCGGCCTGTTCGTGACCCGCTACCTCTTCCGCATGGAACCCATCGCCTCGCTGCCACGAGAGACCGTCATCCGCAGGTGGGCGCCGCTGCTGCAGCGGGTGATCGACGGGAACCTCTGA